The Sulfurospirillum halorespirans DSM 13726 genome has a window encoding:
- a CDS encoding ABC transporter permease yields MIFNMNFLLLDYAIRSLMRRFSKNFFIFLILSLLIFLLASVLMIADAIKLELNSTLKTLPQITLQRFIAGKQSDVPIARAEALLDIEGISAVTPRVWGYYYFKPAGVNFSVVGIDAYEEQYSSTLTLLTQHFDMKLLANKESMIVGEGVKKILAENYYTDFFNFITPDGQWKRVPIAGVFHSDLALESNDLIILPKKLAYAIFGMEESKATDIVVKVANVKEIATIVQKITARYPDMRAITQDDIRVSYQNIFDYKSGFFLSLFSVCAFAFFIIIYDKTSGLSSEEKREIGILKAIGWSSDDIVKEKFYESFILSLGAFLLSISCALFYVYALQAPLLRNLFMGYSELKPTFLLPFSFNLSMVVLLFLLSVPIYIAATLIPSWRASSLDADEVMR; encoded by the coding sequence GTGATTTTTAATATGAATTTTTTACTGCTGGATTACGCGATTCGCTCTTTGATGCGACGTTTTAGCAAGAATTTTTTTATCTTTTTGATTTTAAGCCTGCTGATTTTTCTGCTCGCTTCGGTTTTGATGATCGCCGATGCGATCAAGTTGGAGCTAAATTCGACGCTGAAAACCTTGCCGCAGATCACCTTGCAGCGTTTTATCGCTGGCAAACAGAGTGATGTTCCGATTGCGCGCGCCGAGGCACTTTTAGACATTGAAGGCATCAGTGCAGTGACACCACGTGTGTGGGGTTACTACTATTTTAAACCCGCAGGTGTGAACTTTTCGGTCGTGGGCATCGATGCGTATGAGGAGCAGTACTCGTCAACGCTTACGCTTTTGACCCAACATTTCGATATGAAACTGCTCGCCAATAAAGAGAGCATGATCGTAGGCGAAGGGGTGAAAAAAATCTTAGCAGAGAACTACTACACCGACTTTTTTAACTTTATTACGCCCGATGGTCAGTGGAAAAGAGTGCCGATTGCTGGGGTTTTTCATTCCGATCTTGCTTTGGAGTCAAACGATCTGATCATCCTTCCTAAAAAACTTGCCTACGCCATTTTTGGTATGGAGGAGAGCAAAGCGACTGACATTGTGGTCAAAGTGGCAAATGTCAAAGAGATTGCGACCATTGTGCAGAAAATCACCGCGCGCTATCCTGATATGCGCGCCATCACGCAAGATGACATCAGGGTGAGTTACCAAAATATTTTTGATTATAAAAGTGGCTTTTTTCTCTCCCTTTTTAGCGTCTGTGCGTTTGCCTTTTTCATCATCATTTACGATAAAACCAGCGGGCTAAGCTCCGAAGAGAAGCGGGAAATCGGCATTTTAAAGGCGATTGGTTGGAGCAGTGATGACATTGTGAAAGAGAAGTTTTATGAGAGTTTTATCCTCTCGTTGGGCGCTTTTTTACTGAGTATCTCGTGCGCTCTTTTTTACGTGTATGCACTGCAAGCACCGCTCTTGCGAAACCTTTTCATGGGCTATTCGGAGCTCAAACCCACCTTTTTGCTTCCCTTTAGTTTCAATCTTTCCATGGTGGTACTGCTTTTTTTACTCAGTGTGCCCATTTACATCGCCGCAACCTTGATTCCCTCATGGCGCGCTTCAAGTTTAGATGCGGACGAGGTGATGCGATGA
- a CDS encoding nitrous oxide reductase accessory protein NosL: MNPFKTFFLLLMTFFVCGCDNKVDLGPKKVHWDRDMCERCKMVLSDRKFSAQVINPDNGKKYFFDDIGCVILWFKENSIGWKEKAVIWVNDAKTGEWIDARKAFYDVDNITPMAYGFGAHVKKEDIATDQEVVNFEEVTRRVIKIGK; encoded by the coding sequence ATGAACCCCTTTAAAACATTTTTTCTTCTTTTAATGACATTTTTTGTTTGTGGATGTGACAATAAGGTTGATTTGGGTCCAAAAAAAGTTCACTGGGATCGTGATATGTGCGAACGATGCAAAATGGTTCTCAGTGATCGCAAATTTTCAGCACAAGTTATTAATCCTGATAATGGGAAAAAGTATTTTTTTGATGATATTGGTTGTGTTATTTTATGGTTTAAAGAAAACAGTATTGGATGGAAAGAAAAAGCGGTTATATGGGTGAATGATGCTAAAACTGGAGAATGGATAGATGCACGAAAAGCATTTTATGATGTCGACAATATTACTCCTATGGCATATGGTTTTGGCGCACATGTAAAAAAAGAGGATATTGCAACCGATCAAGAAGTGGTTAATTTTGAAGAAGTCACAAGACGCGTTATTAAAATAGGGAAATGA
- a CDS encoding ABC transporter ATP-binding protein, which produces MIEIHNVSKKFGNALSLDNLSLTFKKDDCIALMGPNGAGKTTLIRLILGYYHPNSGTVLVNGLNPIQERIRVLQNISFVPQLPPPIKLNLDELISYACKSTKIEKNAILHFAKEMEFDLEPNLNKSFFKLSGGMKQKMLIAISLARQSDIIIYDEPTANLDPKARDNFHRLLKNETRSKIALFVTHRLDEMKELVNRQIYMDLGKVLTDEPL; this is translated from the coding sequence ATGATAGAAATTCACAATGTGAGCAAAAAATTCGGGAATGCTCTTTCGTTAGATAATTTATCATTGACATTCAAAAAGGATGATTGTATTGCTCTTATGGGGCCCAATGGTGCGGGGAAAACCACTTTAATCAGGCTTATATTAGGTTATTATCATCCTAATAGTGGCACGGTACTTGTCAATGGGCTTAATCCGATTCAGGAGAGAATACGTGTTTTACAAAACATTAGTTTTGTTCCTCAACTTCCTCCACCCATTAAATTAAATTTGGACGAGTTGATAAGTTATGCCTGCAAAAGCACAAAAATAGAAAAAAATGCCATCCTGCATTTTGCGAAAGAGATGGAGTTTGATCTAGAGCCAAATTTAAATAAATCATTTTTTAAACTCAGTGGTGGGATGAAGCAAAAAATGCTGATAGCAATCAGTTTGGCACGTCAAAGCGATATTATTATTTATGATGAACCAACCGCCAATCTTGATCCAAAAGCGCGAGACAACTTTCATCGCCTCTTAAAAAATGAAACACGTTCTAAAATTGCACTGTTTGTCACGCACCGACTTGATGAGATGAAAGAACTCGTCAATCGACAAATCTATATGGATTTAGGAAAGGTACTAACCGATGAACCCCTTTAA
- a CDS encoding NapH/MauN family ferredoxin-type protein gives MSSKYEERKTIAKTSFFSTFFDETKEGKKRLSIRAIRWLVIISLHLLFFLSFKIDIQILEGTLNGSRFLGFHLIDVFTTLEVFAATYHMPINMIIGTVSILIVYLLIGGRTYCSWVCPYGLLSEIGEKLHSILVQKNIIKERSFDHRIKYIFWGIFLILAFTSGYLVFELFNVVGILSRFIAYGWSAALAWVITVFLIEVFFARRAWCKYICPIGTTYGFVGVVSASRIEWNDNCDHCMVCHDVCFENHVLEITKPKYDKQHKELGITKEIVASGDCTLCGRCIDVCHTDALHYTFRLKNLL, from the coding sequence GTGAGTAGTAAATACGAAGAACGAAAAACGATTGCCAAAACATCATTTTTTTCTACATTTTTTGATGAAACAAAAGAGGGAAAGAAGAGATTAAGTATCCGAGCTATCAGATGGCTGGTTATTATTAGTCTTCATCTTTTATTTTTTTTATCGTTTAAAATTGATATACAAATATTGGAAGGAACGCTCAATGGATCACGTTTTTTAGGGTTTCATCTTATTGATGTGTTCACGACATTAGAAGTTTTTGCAGCAACGTATCATATGCCAATCAATATGATTATTGGAACCGTGAGTATTTTAATTGTTTATTTGCTTATTGGAGGGAGGACTTATTGTTCTTGGGTATGCCCCTATGGTCTTCTTAGCGAAATAGGTGAAAAATTACATAGTATCTTGGTGCAAAAAAATATCATTAAAGAAAGAAGCTTTGATCATCGTATAAAGTATATTTTCTGGGGAATCTTTTTAATTCTTGCTTTTACCAGCGGCTACTTAGTCTTTGAGCTCTTTAATGTCGTTGGTATTTTAAGTCGCTTTATAGCCTATGGCTGGAGTGCTGCTTTAGCGTGGGTTATTACTGTCTTTTTAATTGAAGTTTTTTTCGCAAGACGCGCATGGTGTAAATATATCTGTCCTATTGGAACGACATACGGTTTTGTTGGGGTTGTGAGTGCTTCAAGGATAGAATGGAACGATAACTGCGATCATTGTATGGTTTGTCATGACGTGTGCTTTGAAAATCACGTTTTGGAAATAACAAAACCAAAGTATGATAAGCAACATAAAGAGCTTGGCATAACAAAAGAGATTGTTGCCAGTGGCGATTGTACACTGTGCGGACGTTGTATTGATGTTTGCCACACCGATGCATTACATTATACCTTTAGATTAAAGAATCTCCTATGA
- a CDS encoding c-type cytochrome, with product MKNIIVGIITFVIFGAMVYTISQGTAFQGGNAAKIIENVSKTQNTGSQPKIQAPMEKSDRDIEAEKIKAMKDKAGNVSTFKVSDNYKRKCASCHGVTGEGAVGLPLFGQSAEQIYTKLLEFKSGKRDNPIMKSAILNLNDNDFKELSTEIGEFKARAEAAK from the coding sequence ATGAAAAATATTATCGTAGGAATCATCACATTTGTGATTTTCGGAGCTATGGTTTATACAATCAGCCAAGGTACTGCATTTCAAGGTGGAAATGCGGCTAAAATTATTGAGAATGTGTCAAAAACTCAAAATACTGGATCTCAACCAAAAATACAAGCCCCTATGGAAAAAAGCGATAGAGATATTGAAGCGGAGAAAATTAAAGCTATGAAAGACAAAGCGGGTAATGTTTCAACGTTCAAAGTAAGTGATAACTACAAACGCAAATGTGCATCGTGCCATGGTGTTACAGGTGAAGGTGCTGTTGGACTTCCTCTGTTTGGACAAAGTGCTGAACAAATTTATACCAAGTTACTTGAATTTAAAAGTGGGAAAAGAGACAACCCTATTATGAAAAGTGCTATTTTAAATCTTAATGACAATGACTTTAAAGAACTTTCTACTGAAATTGGTGAATTTAAAGCAAGAGCTGAAGCAGCAAAATAA
- a CDS encoding c-type cytochrome, whose product MKKNFFLCLLILLTFNACSDKKEEKSIQSVEKNISQQAGKIEVVENDNFKEQKVQVKKDDSNESKVFYYDYHQETKANAQLDEEKNYTPLGAAIKVRSPYEHVEVSILVSKLSKNFIVKCSACHDDYANGIIGPSLLSKDSEYIFKTISQYKTGEKKNVLMKELVTQMDDKEIKALSNEIYTFNQEVKKLKERQK is encoded by the coding sequence ATGAAAAAGAATTTTTTTCTTTGTTTATTGATTTTACTTACTTTCAATGCATGCTCTGATAAAAAAGAAGAGAAGAGCATTCAATCTGTTGAAAAAAATATCTCGCAACAGGCTGGAAAAATTGAAGTTGTCGAGAATGACAATTTCAAAGAACAGAAAGTCCAAGTTAAAAAAGATGATAGTAATGAGAGTAAAGTCTTTTATTATGACTATCATCAAGAGACAAAAGCAAACGCACAACTAGATGAAGAAAAAAACTATACACCTCTTGGCGCTGCCATCAAAGTGAGAAGTCCTTATGAACATGTTGAAGTAAGCATCTTAGTCAGTAAATTAAGTAAAAATTTTATAGTTAAATGCTCTGCTTGTCATGATGACTATGCAAATGGAATTATAGGTCCATCGCTTTTAAGTAAAGATAGCGAATACATTTTTAAAACGATTTCCCAATACAAAACGGGAGAAAAGAAAAATGTTTTAATGAAAGAGCTTGTTACCCAGATGGATGATAAAGAGATCAAAGCTTTATCCAATGAAATCTATACCTTTAATCAAGAAGTTAAAAAATTAAAAGAGAGACAAAAATGA
- a CDS encoding 4Fe-4S dicluster domain-containing protein, with the protein MALHVKQERREFIHYSTLGILGLALGAGVVGAPYLKAKETRLRPPGAVDEDRFLSLCIKCGQCLQVCPYHSIKLADFAKGYGMGTPYIEARERGCYLCGALPCVLACPTGALDHHAEKPEDVKMGIAVFAFPETCLAITRTIVPKNQIERIYAHPHTRSLEEDVLKKLSTYEGKNCTICADMCPLPNPLNAIEMIVTEDGIKKPQINKGCVGCGVCEELCPASSPSIVIKPRETYETYYVKDQK; encoded by the coding sequence ATGGCATTACATGTAAAACAAGAAAGAAGAGAATTTATCCACTATTCTACGCTTGGCATTTTAGGTTTAGCACTCGGAGCTGGTGTTGTTGGTGCTCCTTATCTTAAAGCAAAAGAGACACGATTACGCCCTCCTGGAGCAGTTGATGAAGATAGATTTCTCTCACTTTGTATTAAATGTGGACAATGTTTACAAGTGTGTCCATACCACTCTATCAAGCTAGCAGATTTTGCAAAAGGCTATGGTATGGGAACTCCTTATATTGAAGCAAGAGAGCGAGGGTGTTACCTCTGTGGTGCGCTCCCATGTGTTCTAGCCTGTCCCACAGGAGCACTGGATCACCATGCCGAAAAACCTGAAGATGTGAAGATGGGAATAGCCGTTTTTGCATTTCCAGAGACATGTTTAGCCATAACAAGAACAATCGTACCTAAAAATCAAATAGAACGAATTTATGCTCATCCTCATACTAGAAGCCTCGAAGAAGATGTCCTAAAAAAACTTTCCACGTATGAAGGAAAAAACTGTACGATCTGTGCTGATATGTGCCCTCTTCCAAATCCTTTAAATGCTATTGAGATGATCGTAACAGAAGATGGAATTAAAAAACCACAAATTAACAAAGGGTGTGTTGGATGTGGAGTATGTGAGGAACTTTGCCCGGCATCGTCTCCTTCTATTGTTATTAAGCCCAGAGAGACGTATGAAACATACTATGTCAAGGATCAAAAATGA
- a CDS encoding nitrous oxide reductase family maturation protein NosD — MKQLLCLSLLALSLLYAKSDFIYETREEAAVYTGPIKETRRSSIQDTIDNAKEGSIIKLKAGIYEGNVVITKPISIIGVEEGVILDGLGVGSVITVKSSYVTLKNLTIQNSGERSDILDAAINMSGDTSTGALVQNEVSQCRILDSLLGINMEIVNHSLIKNNYITSKNYELGLRGDGIRLWYSNDNMIQKNHLYRSRDMVVWYSHGNTIEENLAEYGRYSLHFMYAGKNFVHNNIYQYNSVGIFFMYSNDTIATGNVIKNSQGATGIGIGLKDASNFTIENNTVVYSAQGMYIDRSPFEPDAHLWIRNNKFLFNSEALHFHSLCENGIFENNVVKGNIEDVVNDSRSSDNFKNEFTQNYWDNYEGFDTNMDGVGDNPYRVYQYADKLWMYNPSVKFFYGSPVMTLLNFLSKLAPFSEPIFLLEDKTPKFTN, encoded by the coding sequence ATGAAACAACTTCTTTGTCTTAGTCTTTTAGCATTGTCCTTACTCTATGCGAAGAGCGACTTTATATATGAAACTAGGGAAGAAGCCGCAGTTTATACAGGCCCTATTAAAGAAACACGCAGAAGTTCCATTCAAGATACCATCGATAATGCGAAAGAAGGCTCAATTATCAAGCTTAAAGCGGGCATTTATGAAGGTAATGTTGTCATTACAAAGCCTATTAGCATTATCGGTGTGGAAGAAGGTGTTATCTTAGATGGACTAGGTGTTGGAAGTGTCATAACTGTTAAAAGCTCTTACGTTACGCTTAAAAACTTAACCATTCAAAATAGTGGAGAAAGATCAGACATACTTGATGCTGCTATTAATATGAGTGGAGACACATCAACAGGAGCACTTGTTCAAAATGAAGTGAGTCAATGCAGAATCTTAGATTCCCTTTTAGGCATTAATATGGAAATTGTCAACCATTCGCTTATCAAGAACAATTATATCACCTCAAAAAATTATGAACTTGGACTTCGAGGTGATGGGATTAGATTGTGGTACAGCAATGACAATATGATTCAAAAAAACCATCTCTATCGCTCACGTGATATGGTTGTTTGGTATTCACATGGTAATACCATTGAAGAAAATTTAGCTGAATATGGAAGGTATTCCCTCCATTTCATGTATGCAGGTAAAAATTTTGTCCATAATAATATCTATCAATACAATTCGGTTGGTATCTTCTTTATGTACTCAAATGACACGATTGCAACGGGGAATGTTATAAAAAATTCTCAAGGAGCCACAGGTATCGGTATTGGTCTTAAAGATGCTTCAAATTTTACCATTGAGAATAATACAGTTGTTTATAGTGCCCAAGGAATGTACATTGATCGTTCTCCTTTTGAGCCAGATGCACATCTTTGGATTCGGAATAATAAATTCCTCTTCAATTCAGAAGCGCTGCATTTTCATTCTTTGTGTGAAAATGGCATCTTTGAGAACAATGTCGTCAAAGGCAATATTGAAGATGTTGTCAATGACTCACGCAGTAGCGATAATTTCAAAAATGAATTTACACAAAACTATTGGGACAATTATGAAGGTTTTGATACGAATATGGATGGGGTTGGGGATAACCCTTATCGTGTTTATCAGTATGCTGATAAATTATGGATGTACAACCCCTCTGTAAAATTCTTTTACGGTTCGCCGGTCATGACGTTATTAAATTTCTTGTCGAAGTTGGCTCCATTCTCAGAACCAATTTTCTTACTTGAAGACAAAACCCCTAAGTTTACAAATTAA
- a CDS encoding cytochrome C, whose amino-acid sequence MNQSLIKSKIFAGIAFLIMTLSFTFPMISFHGVLNKIDAGQQEEISSFQKMVWGIYNQGRYKSTTTPKDAHNNLDKMITSSSEIGVASLPIWSCSLEAPNYPKEAFPEGIPVFFHFDGFSGEVHEMNTINHYIGMDPMWRGGILEREIGIYALLFLSLIMVYFIAYNHKVLNYLMLIPTSLPLLFIADYSYWLYWFGHNLHDWGAFKIKPFMPTVFGDGKVAQFTTHSYPSIGFYCLVFIGIFSLLALLSRVKATKESDVR is encoded by the coding sequence ATGAATCAAAGTTTAATAAAATCAAAAATATTTGCAGGTATTGCATTTTTAATCATGACACTGTCATTTACCTTCCCAATGATAAGTTTTCATGGAGTATTGAATAAAATTGACGCTGGTCAACAAGAGGAGATTTCATCTTTCCAAAAGATGGTTTGGGGAATATACAATCAAGGTCGTTATAAAAGTACAACGACACCTAAAGACGCGCATAATAATTTAGACAAAATGATTACTAGCTCTTCTGAAATTGGTGTAGCTTCATTACCCATTTGGTCGTGTTCACTTGAAGCTCCAAATTATCCAAAAGAAGCATTCCCAGAAGGTATCCCTGTCTTTTTTCACTTTGATGGATTTAGTGGTGAAGTGCATGAGATGAATACTATTAACCACTATATTGGAATGGATCCAATGTGGAGAGGCGGTATTTTAGAGCGTGAAATTGGCATTTATGCCTTATTGTTTTTGAGTTTAATCATGGTTTATTTTATTGCTTATAACCACAAAGTCTTAAATTACCTTATGCTCATTCCAACGTCTTTACCATTGCTATTTATAGCGGATTATTCTTATTGGCTCTATTGGTTTGGACACAACCTTCATGATTGGGGTGCTTTTAAAATAAAGCCTTTTATGCCTACTGTTTTTGGTGATGGGAAAGTAGCGCAATTTACAACGCATTCTTATCCATCTATTGGATTTTATTGTTTAGTTTTTATTGGGATCTTTTCTTTGCTTGCTCTTTTATCAAGAGTTAAAGCAACTAAAGAGAGTGACGTAAGATAA
- the nosZ gene encoding Sec-dependent nitrous-oxide reductase, which produces MERGFKLLSSLVLSSTLLTTASIAAGGDGALDKVMKARGLSEADVVRAAKTYNPTGVHDKYLAFSSGGQSGQVLVYGVPSMRLLKYIAVFTPEPWQGYGFDEESKKVLDQGKIRGKDITWGDTHHPALSETDAKADGKWLIINDKANPRIAVIDLSDFETKQIVVNPVFKSEHGGSFFTQDSEWIIEAAQYAAPFDNNYHPIEDYKESYRGGVTMWKFDPKHGRIQEKDSYTIELPPYMQDLSDAGKKVSHGWGFTNSFNSEMYTGGIEVGMPPNEAGMSRNDTDYLHVYNWKKLAELAKDPKNVKVINGHRVVPMDIAVKNDALFLIPEPKSPHGVDVDPTGEYIVVCGKLDTHASVYSFSKIQTLIKNKDYAGTDPYGIPILDMKKALHGQLELGLGPLHNQYSPIDGEIYTSLYVDSQVVKWNFKTLKVLDRVNVHYNIGHLAGMESNTADPQGEYIIALNKLSIDRFNNVGPLHPQNHQLIDISGNKMDLLVDMPIPLGEPHDVVTIRASKLHPKVRYEMGTNSRTEQISEGKTLAGQERIERKGNDVKVYATLVRSHINPERITVNKGDNVTIYMTNLERAEDETHGFTVDNYNVHASVEPGKVATVKFKADLEGVFPYYCTEFCSALHLEMMGYLMVKDPNKKYESAQKLKMATMSKEQLNAEYDKTVAVNKATDDVIQSVVKFLKENHFEKHEVVKNLVTDALDQYGKIPEQKKLSDAAIKEGDFEKAVLFENMIWQYMVKTADVGIRAKDLLVKFVATKQSPEAARGEVAFNEGGCSGCHVIGKVSSGPDLTGVLGRHENGAKWVADFIKNPKEKFEDPYVKAMIDYFNLRMPDQNMKDEEVKNIIEYLKWVDSNANLF; this is translated from the coding sequence ATGGAAAGAGGTTTCAAACTTCTTTCATCGCTGGTGCTCTCTAGTACTTTACTCACCACAGCATCTATTGCTGCTGGTGGAGATGGTGCTTTAGATAAAGTGATGAAAGCAAGAGGTCTTAGCGAGGCGGATGTTGTTCGTGCTGCAAAGACTTATAATCCAACGGGTGTACATGATAAATACCTTGCATTTAGTTCAGGTGGGCAGTCTGGGCAGGTATTAGTATATGGTGTTCCTTCTATGAGGTTACTAAAATACATTGCTGTATTTACACCTGAACCATGGCAAGGATATGGTTTTGATGAAGAGAGCAAAAAAGTTCTTGATCAAGGCAAAATTCGAGGTAAAGATATTACTTGGGGTGATACGCACCACCCAGCCCTTTCCGAAACAGATGCTAAGGCCGATGGTAAATGGTTGATTATCAATGACAAAGCTAATCCAAGAATTGCAGTTATTGATTTAAGTGACTTTGAGACAAAACAAATTGTTGTCAATCCAGTTTTTAAATCTGAACATGGTGGATCTTTTTTTACACAAGATTCTGAATGGATTATTGAAGCCGCACAATATGCTGCTCCATTTGACAATAATTATCACCCAATTGAAGACTATAAAGAGAGTTATCGTGGTGGTGTAACTATGTGGAAGTTTGATCCTAAGCATGGTAGAATCCAAGAAAAAGACTCTTATACTATAGAACTTCCTCCCTACATGCAAGACTTAAGTGATGCTGGTAAAAAAGTAAGTCATGGATGGGGATTTACAAACTCATTTAACTCAGAAATGTACACAGGTGGAATTGAAGTAGGCATGCCACCTAACGAAGCGGGTATGAGTAGAAACGACACTGACTACCTTCATGTGTACAATTGGAAAAAGCTTGCAGAACTTGCAAAAGATCCAAAAAATGTTAAAGTGATCAATGGGCATAGAGTCGTTCCTATGGATATTGCTGTTAAAAATGATGCATTGTTTTTAATTCCTGAACCTAAATCTCCACACGGTGTGGATGTTGACCCAACAGGTGAATACATCGTTGTATGTGGAAAATTAGATACACATGCTTCAGTTTATAGTTTTTCAAAAATTCAAACATTGATCAAAAATAAAGATTATGCTGGTACAGATCCTTACGGGATTCCTATTCTTGATATGAAAAAAGCATTACATGGCCAGCTTGAATTAGGACTTGGACCATTGCATAATCAGTATTCGCCAATTGATGGAGAAATCTACACTTCATTATATGTTGATAGTCAAGTTGTTAAGTGGAATTTCAAAACATTGAAAGTGTTAGATCGTGTCAATGTTCACTATAACATTGGTCACTTGGCTGGAATGGAGAGTAATACTGCTGATCCTCAAGGTGAGTATATTATTGCACTCAATAAATTATCCATTGATAGATTTAATAATGTAGGACCTCTACATCCACAGAATCATCAATTGATTGATATTAGTGGTAATAAAATGGATCTTCTTGTTGATATGCCTATTCCTCTAGGTGAGCCACATGATGTTGTTACCATCCGTGCTAGTAAGCTTCATCCAAAAGTACGCTATGAGATGGGCACCAATTCTAGAACAGAGCAAATCAGTGAGGGTAAAACACTTGCAGGACAAGAGAGAATAGAACGTAAAGGCAATGATGTCAAAGTATATGCAACACTAGTACGTTCACATATCAATCCAGAGCGCATTACGGTTAACAAAGGTGACAATGTTACTATCTATATGACAAACCTTGAACGAGCAGAAGATGAAACACATGGTTTTACTGTGGATAATTATAATGTCCATGCATCAGTAGAGCCTGGTAAAGTAGCCACTGTGAAGTTCAAAGCTGATTTAGAAGGTGTATTCCCTTATTACTGTACAGAATTCTGTTCAGCGCTTCACCTTGAAATGATGGGTTATTTAATGGTTAAAGACCCTAATAAAAAATATGAAAGCGCACAAAAACTCAAAATGGCAACAATGAGCAAAGAGCAACTTAACGCGGAATACGACAAAACTGTTGCGGTCAATAAAGCAACAGATGATGTTATTCAAAGTGTTGTGAAATTCCTCAAAGAAAATCATTTCGAGAAACACGAGGTTGTTAAAAATCTTGTAACCGACGCACTTGATCAATACGGCAAAATTCCTGAGCAGAAAAAACTCTCAGATGCCGCTATCAAAGAAGGTGATTTTGAAAAAGCTGTCTTATTTGAAAATATGATCTGGCAATACATGGTTAAAACAGCAGATGTTGGAATTCGTGCTAAAGACTTACTTGTTAAATTTGTTGCAACCAAGCAGTCTCCAGAAGCAGCAAGAGGAGAAGTCGCCTTTAATGAAGGTGGATGTTCTGGTTGTCATGTTATTGGAAAAGTAAGTTCAGGTCCTGATCTTACAGGTGTATTGGGACGTCATGAAAATGGTGCAAAATGGGTAGCTGATTTTATCAAAAACCCAAAAGAGAAGTTTGAAGACCCTTATGTTAAAGCGATGATTGATTACTTTAACTTAAGAATGCCTGATCAAAACATGAAAGATGAAGAGGTGAAAAATATCATCGAATATCTTAAATGGGTTGACAGCAACGCCAATTTATTTTAA